The Microbacter sp. GSS18 genome has a segment encoding these proteins:
- a CDS encoding response regulator produces the protein MTEQEQNAAATSSTPRRVVVAEDESLIRLDIVEILRDNGFDVVGEAGDGETAVALATELRPDLVIMDVKMPQLDGISAAEKLSKSHIAPVVLLTAFSQKELVERASEAGALAYVVKPFTPNDLLPAIEIALARYEQIITLEAEVADMVERFETRKLVDRAKGLLNEKMGLSEPEAFRWIQKASMDRRLTMQDVAKAIIEQLAPKKG, from the coding sequence GTGACCGAGCAAGAGCAGAACGCCGCCGCAACCAGTTCGACCCCTCGTCGCGTCGTCGTGGCCGAGGACGAGTCGCTGATCCGTCTGGACATCGTGGAGATCCTCCGCGACAACGGATTCGACGTCGTCGGCGAGGCCGGCGATGGCGAGACCGCCGTCGCCCTCGCCACCGAGCTGCGCCCCGATCTGGTGATCATGGACGTGAAGATGCCCCAGCTGGACGGCATCTCGGCCGCCGAGAAGCTCAGCAAGAGCCACATCGCCCCGGTCGTCCTCCTGACCGCCTTCAGCCAGAAGGAGCTCGTCGAGCGTGCCAGCGAGGCCGGCGCCCTGGCCTACGTCGTGAAGCCCTTCACTCCCAACGACCTGCTGCCGGCCATCGAGATCGCCCTGGCCCGCTACGAGCAGATCATCACGCTCGAGGCCGAGGTCGCCGACATGGTCGAGCGCTTCGAGACCCGCAAGCTCGTCGACCGCGCCAAGGGCCTCCTCAACGAGAAGATGGGTCTGAGCGAGCCGGAGGCGTTCCGCTGGATCCAGAAGGCGTCCATGGACCGCCGCCTGACGATGCAGGACGTCGCCAAGGCGATCATCGAGCAGCTCGCGCCCAAGAAGGGCTGA
- the gltB gene encoding glutamate synthase large subunit produces the protein MYNPAFEKDACGLAMVATLRGHAGHDIIDLALTALRNLEHRGAIGSDAGTGDGAGILTQMPDAFFREVVDFDLPPMGEYAAGMIFLPRDDEARAAQKAGIEHIAESENLVVLGWRDVPTADEHLGKLSHDARPAFEQLFVSRPAVGDAAALSGIALDRRTYRLRKRSRTELGAYFVTLSSRTIGYKGMVTTLQLEPFYPDLQDERFASELAVVHSRYSTNTFPSWPLAQPLRMLAHNGEINTVNGNRNWMRARQSQLESELIGDIAPMLPICTEGASDSASFDEVLELLTLTGRSLPHAIMMMVPEAYEKQATIDPDLRAFYEYHSGQMEPWDGPAALIFTDGTLVGSTLDRNGLRPGRWTETTDGLIVIGSETGVLDIEPARIKRRGRLRPGRMFLVDTAQGRVIEDDEIKRDLATMHPWQEWLDAGRVKLADLPEREHIVHPIASITRRQRTFGYTEEEVKILLTPMGQTGAEPLGAMGSDTPVAVLSDRPRLLFDYFTQQFAQVTNPPLDSIREEVVTSLSLGLGPERNLLAWGPDHTRTVTLDFPVIDNDELAKIQHIDTALPGRSSVTIRGLYRVEAGHKGMEKRLAQMCAEADQAIEDGAEFLVLSDRDSNKDLAPIPSLLMLAAVHHHLIRNQTRMKVGLVVEAGDVREVHHVATLIGFGASAVNPYLAMETVEYLVRAGFITGVTPEKAVANLIKALGKGVLKIMSKMGISTVSSYAGAQVFEAVGLSQSFIDAYFTGTESKLGGVGIRVIASENAERHRYAYPEDAAVRAHERLWTGGEYQWRRDGSPHLFNPETVFRLQHATRTRRYDIFREYTKMVDDQAHELKTLRGLFRLKTEGRTPVPIDEVEPVSAIVKRFSTGAMSYGSISREAHETLAIAMNRIGGKSNTGEGGEDVDRLLDPERRSAIKQVASGRFGVTSMYLTQSDDIQIKLAQGAKPGEGGQLPPTKVYPWVARTRHATAGVGLISPPPHHDIYSIEDLKQLIFDLKRANPRARVHVKLVSQSGIGAVAAGTAKALADVILVSGHDGGTGASPLNSLKHAGTPWELGLAETQQTLMLNGLRDRVVVQVDGQMKSGRDVIIGALLGAEEFGFATAPLVVSGCIMMRVCHLDTCPVGVATQNPVLRSRFSGKPEFVVNFMEFIAQEVREYLAELGFRSLDEAIGHADLLDVDGAIHHWKAGGLDLTPVLAGPVFAEHEARRNTRGQDHELDEHFDVSLLEHAQDVVAHGGHLELDLPIRNTARAVGTMLGHHVTRAHGENGLPSGSIEITLTGSAGQSFGAFLPAGITLRLEGDSNDYVGKGLSGGQIVVRPPRGATFDASKNVIAGNVIGYGATQGTMFLRGVVGERFFVRNSGATAVVEGVGDHALEYMTGGLAVILGSTGRNLGAGMSGGTAYIHALDPDLVNREALAAGELELSALGSGDAEILHDLLERHVAETGSTLAQSMLDDFDNVIGRFVRVLPRDYAAVLQTRQAAVAEGLDPDGDVVWSRILEVTGG, from the coding sequence ATGTACAACCCTGCCTTCGAGAAGGACGCGTGCGGTCTCGCCATGGTGGCGACGCTGCGCGGACACGCCGGTCACGACATCATCGACCTCGCGCTGACCGCGCTGCGCAACCTCGAGCACCGCGGCGCGATCGGGTCGGATGCCGGCACGGGCGACGGGGCGGGCATCCTCACGCAGATGCCCGACGCGTTCTTCCGTGAGGTCGTCGACTTCGATCTTCCGCCCATGGGCGAGTACGCCGCCGGCATGATCTTCCTGCCGCGCGACGACGAGGCTCGCGCCGCGCAGAAGGCCGGCATCGAGCACATCGCCGAGTCCGAGAACCTCGTCGTGCTCGGCTGGCGCGACGTGCCGACGGCCGACGAGCACCTCGGCAAGCTCTCCCACGACGCGCGGCCCGCGTTCGAGCAGCTGTTCGTGTCGCGCCCCGCCGTCGGCGACGCCGCCGCGCTGTCGGGCATCGCCCTGGACCGCCGCACGTACCGTCTGCGCAAGCGCTCGCGCACCGAGCTCGGTGCCTATTTCGTCACGCTGTCGTCGCGCACCATCGGCTACAAAGGCATGGTCACGACGCTGCAGCTCGAGCCGTTCTACCCCGACCTGCAGGACGAGCGCTTCGCCTCGGAGCTCGCGGTCGTGCACTCTCGCTATTCCACCAACACGTTCCCCTCGTGGCCGCTCGCGCAGCCGCTGCGCATGCTCGCCCACAACGGCGAGATCAACACCGTCAACGGCAACCGCAACTGGATGCGCGCTCGGCAGTCGCAGCTCGAGTCGGAGCTGATCGGCGACATCGCCCCGATGCTGCCCATCTGCACCGAGGGCGCGAGCGACTCGGCCTCGTTCGACGAGGTGCTCGAGCTCCTCACGCTGACGGGACGGAGCCTGCCCCACGCCATCATGATGATGGTGCCCGAGGCCTACGAGAAGCAGGCCACGATCGACCCCGACCTGCGCGCCTTCTACGAGTACCACTCGGGTCAGATGGAGCCGTGGGACGGCCCCGCCGCGCTCATCTTCACCGACGGCACCCTCGTCGGCTCCACGCTCGACCGCAACGGACTGCGCCCCGGGCGCTGGACCGAGACCACGGACGGCCTGATCGTCATCGGCAGCGAGACCGGCGTTCTCGACATCGAGCCCGCGCGCATCAAGCGCCGCGGACGTCTGCGTCCCGGACGCATGTTCCTCGTCGACACGGCCCAGGGCCGCGTCATCGAGGACGACGAGATCAAGCGCGATCTCGCCACGATGCACCCGTGGCAGGAGTGGCTGGACGCCGGGCGCGTCAAGCTCGCCGACCTTCCCGAGCGCGAGCACATCGTGCATCCGATCGCCTCGATCACGCGTCGCCAGCGCACGTTCGGCTATACCGAGGAAGAGGTGAAGATCCTCCTCACCCCGATGGGACAGACCGGCGCCGAGCCGCTCGGCGCCATGGGGAGCGACACCCCGGTCGCTGTCCTGAGCGACCGTCCCCGGCTGCTGTTCGACTACTTCACGCAGCAGTTCGCACAGGTGACGAACCCGCCGCTGGACTCCATCCGCGAAGAAGTCGTGACCTCGCTGTCGCTGGGACTGGGCCCCGAGCGCAACCTGCTCGCGTGGGGCCCCGACCACACGCGCACCGTCACGCTCGACTTCCCGGTGATCGACAACGACGAACTGGCGAAGATCCAGCACATCGACACGGCCCTCCCCGGGCGCAGCTCGGTCACCATCCGCGGTCTGTATCGTGTCGAGGCCGGCCACAAGGGCATGGAGAAGCGTCTCGCGCAGATGTGCGCCGAGGCCGACCAGGCCATCGAGGACGGCGCCGAGTTCCTGGTGCTCAGCGACCGCGACTCCAACAAGGACCTCGCGCCGATCCCGTCGCTGCTCATGCTCGCGGCGGTGCACCACCACCTCATCCGCAACCAGACCCGCATGAAGGTCGGCCTCGTCGTCGAGGCCGGCGACGTGCGCGAAGTGCACCACGTGGCGACGCTCATCGGCTTCGGCGCGTCTGCGGTCAACCCGTACCTGGCGATGGAGACGGTCGAGTACCTCGTGCGCGCCGGGTTCATCACCGGCGTCACCCCCGAGAAGGCCGTCGCGAACCTGATCAAGGCCCTCGGCAAGGGCGTGCTCAAGATCATGTCCAAGATGGGCATCTCGACGGTCTCCTCGTACGCCGGCGCGCAGGTGTTCGAGGCCGTCGGCCTGTCGCAGTCGTTCATCGACGCGTACTTCACGGGCACCGAGTCCAAGCTCGGGGGCGTCGGCATCCGCGTCATCGCTTCCGAGAACGCCGAGCGCCATCGCTACGCCTACCCCGAGGACGCCGCGGTGCGCGCCCACGAGCGGCTGTGGACCGGTGGCGAGTACCAGTGGCGCCGCGACGGCTCGCCTCACCTGTTCAACCCCGAGACGGTGTTCCGGCTCCAGCACGCGACGCGGACCCGGCGGTACGACATCTTCCGCGAGTACACCAAGATGGTCGACGACCAGGCGCACGAGCTGAAGACGCTGCGCGGTCTGTTCCGCCTCAAGACCGAGGGTCGCACTCCGGTGCCCATCGACGAGGTGGAGCCGGTCTCCGCGATCGTCAAGCGATTCTCGACGGGCGCGATGAGCTACGGCTCCATCTCGAGGGAGGCGCACGAGACGCTCGCCATCGCGATGAACCGCATCGGCGGCAAGTCCAACACCGGCGAGGGCGGCGAAGACGTCGACCGGCTGCTCGACCCGGAGCGCCGCAGCGCCATCAAGCAGGTCGCTTCGGGACGCTTCGGCGTGACGAGCATGTACCTCACGCAGTCCGACGACATCCAGATCAAGCTCGCGCAGGGCGCCAAGCCCGGCGAGGGGGGTCAGCTGCCGCCCACCAAGGTGTACCCGTGGGTCGCCCGCACGCGTCACGCGACGGCCGGCGTCGGCCTGATCTCGCCGCCGCCGCATCACGACATCTACTCGATCGAGGACCTCAAGCAGCTCATCTTCGACCTCAAGCGAGCGAACCCGCGTGCACGCGTGCACGTGAAGCTCGTGAGCCAGTCGGGCATCGGCGCCGTCGCCGCCGGCACCGCCAAGGCGCTCGCCGACGTCATCCTCGTCTCGGGGCACGACGGAGGCACGGGCGCGAGCCCGCTGAACTCGCTCAAGCACGCGGGCACACCGTGGGAGCTGGGCCTGGCCGAGACGCAGCAGACGCTCATGCTCAACGGCCTGCGCGACCGCGTCGTGGTCCAGGTCGACGGTCAGATGAAGTCCGGCCGCGACGTCATCATCGGCGCGCTCCTGGGCGCCGAGGAGTTCGGCTTCGCGACGGCGCCGCTGGTGGTCTCGGGATGCATCATGATGCGCGTGTGCCACCTGGACACGTGCCCGGTGGGCGTCGCCACCCAGAACCCGGTGCTGCGCTCGCGCTTCAGCGGCAAGCCGGAGTTCGTCGTGAACTTCATGGAGTTCATCGCCCAGGAGGTGCGGGAGTACCTCGCCGAGCTCGGGTTCCGCTCGCTCGACGAGGCGATCGGCCACGCCGATCTCCTCGACGTCGACGGCGCCATCCACCACTGGAAGGCCGGCGGACTGGACCTCACACCCGTGCTCGCCGGCCCGGTGTTCGCCGAGCACGAGGCGCGCCGCAACACGCGCGGGCAGGACCACGAGCTCGACGAACACTTCGACGTGTCGCTCCTCGAGCACGCTCAGGACGTGGTCGCCCACGGCGGACACCTCGAGCTGGATCTGCCGATCCGCAACACCGCCCGCGCGGTGGGGACCATGCTCGGTCATCACGTCACGCGCGCTCACGGCGAGAACGGCCTGCCATCCGGCTCGATCGAGATCACCCTGACGGGGTCGGCCGGCCAGTCCTTCGGAGCGTTCCTGCCCGCGGGCATCACACTGCGCCTCGAGGGCGACTCGAACGACTACGTCGGCAAGGGTCTGTCGGGCGGGCAGATCGTGGTGCGGCCGCCGCGCGGTGCGACCTTCGACGCGTCGAAGAACGTCATCGCCGGCAACGTCATCGGCTACGGCGCCACGCAGGGCACGATGTTCCTGCGCGGTGTGGTGGGAGAGCGGTTCTTCGTGCGCAACTCCGGTGCGACGGCGGTCGTCGAAGGGGTCGGCGACCACGCCCTGGAGTACATGACCGGCGGGCTCGCCGTGATCCTCGGCAGCACCGGCCGCAACCTCGGCGCCGGCATGTCCGGTGGCACGGCGTACATCCACGCGCTCGACCCCGACCTCGTCAACCGCGAGGCCCTCGCGGCGGGGGAGCTGGAGCTGTCGGCGCTCGGCTCGGGCGACGCCGAGATCCTGCACGACCTGCTCGAACGTCATGTGGCCGAGACCGGCTCGACGCTCGCGCAGTCGATGCTGGACGACTTCGACAACGTGATCGGCCGGTTCGTGCGGGTCCTCCCGCGCGACTACGCGGCCGTTCTGCAGACGCGCCAGGCCGCGGTCGCCGAGGGGCTGGACCCCGACGGCGACGTCGTCTGGAGCCGGATCCTGGAGGTGACGGGTGGCTGA
- a CDS encoding hotdog fold thioesterase, which translates to MPEQLPDPDTDGLAWVANRGIGALAERMGMRFTEFTVERSVATMPVEGNTQPVGLMHGGAYVVLGESLGSMSANLYAGPGRLAVGVDINATHTRSATSGHVTGTCTPVHLGRSVTVHEIVVTDDHGRRCSTIRITNMIKDL; encoded by the coding sequence ATGCCCGAGCAGCTGCCGGATCCGGATACCGACGGACTCGCGTGGGTCGCCAACCGTGGGATCGGTGCGCTCGCGGAGCGGATGGGCATGCGCTTCACCGAGTTCACCGTCGAGCGCAGCGTCGCGACGATGCCCGTCGAGGGCAACACCCAGCCGGTCGGGCTCATGCACGGCGGCGCCTACGTCGTGCTCGGCGAGTCTCTCGGCTCGATGTCGGCGAATCTCTATGCCGGCCCGGGCCGCCTCGCCGTCGGCGTCGACATCAACGCCACCCATACACGCTCTGCCACCAGCGGACACGTCACCGGCACGTGCACGCCGGTGCACCTGGGCCGGTCGGTCACCGTCCACGAGATCGTCGTGACCGACGATCACGGTCGGCGCTGCTCGACCATCCGCATCACGAACATGATCAAGGACCTCTGA
- a CDS encoding glutamate synthase subunit beta, with translation MADPKGFLKVTERELPARRPVPVRIMDWKEVYEHGDAGVLRRQAGRCMDCGIPFCHQGCPLGNLIPEWNDLTWRGEGRAAIERLHATNNFPEFTGRLCPAPCEDSCVLGINQPPVTIKQIEVSTIDEAFANGWVEPEPPGRLTGKTVAVVGSGPAGLAAAQQLTRAGHTVAVFERDDRIGGLLRYGIPDFKMEKRHLESRLRQMRDEGTRFRAGVEIGTDISWDDLRARYDAVLIATGATVPRELPLPGRDLAGVHFAMEYLVESNRATAGDAVSNQITAEGKHVVVIGGGDTGADCIGTAHRHGALSVTNLAIGKRPPEDRPEHEPWPMSPRVFEVSSAHEEGGERAFLASTVEFLGNDAGEVRALRVAETEFVDGRRVPKSGTEREIPADLVLIAMGFTGPEQAHLGDQLGTRFTGRGNVQREDDYQTVTPGVFVAGDAGRGQSLIVWAIAEGRAAAARIDEYLMGETQLPAPVRPTDVAIGVGHA, from the coding sequence GTGGCTGACCCGAAGGGCTTTCTGAAGGTCACCGAGCGGGAGCTGCCCGCTCGGCGGCCCGTGCCGGTCCGCATCATGGACTGGAAAGAGGTGTACGAACACGGCGACGCCGGGGTTCTGCGCCGTCAGGCCGGACGCTGCATGGACTGCGGCATCCCGTTCTGCCATCAGGGCTGCCCGCTGGGGAACCTCATCCCCGAGTGGAACGACCTGACGTGGCGCGGCGAGGGCCGCGCGGCGATCGAGCGGCTGCACGCGACGAACAACTTCCCCGAGTTCACCGGACGGCTGTGCCCCGCCCCGTGCGAGGACTCGTGCGTGCTGGGCATCAACCAGCCGCCCGTGACGATCAAGCAGATCGAGGTCTCGACGATCGACGAGGCGTTCGCCAACGGCTGGGTCGAGCCCGAACCGCCCGGGCGTCTGACCGGCAAGACCGTCGCCGTCGTGGGATCGGGCCCGGCGGGCCTCGCCGCCGCCCAGCAGCTCACGCGGGCCGGTCACACGGTGGCGGTGTTCGAGCGCGACGACCGCATCGGCGGCCTGCTGCGCTACGGCATCCCCGACTTCAAGATGGAGAAGCGCCACCTCGAGTCGCGCCTGCGCCAGATGCGCGACGAGGGCACCCGCTTCCGCGCGGGCGTCGAGATCGGCACCGACATCTCGTGGGACGATCTGCGCGCCCGCTACGACGCGGTGCTCATCGCCACCGGAGCCACGGTGCCGCGCGAGCTTCCGCTGCCCGGTCGAGACCTGGCCGGCGTCCACTTCGCGATGGAGTACCTCGTCGAGTCGAACCGCGCGACAGCCGGCGACGCCGTGTCGAACCAGATCACGGCCGAGGGCAAGCACGTCGTCGTCATCGGCGGCGGCGACACGGGGGCCGACTGCATCGGCACCGCCCACCGCCACGGGGCGCTGAGCGTCACCAACCTCGCCATCGGCAAGCGTCCGCCCGAGGACCGTCCCGAGCACGAGCCCTGGCCGATGTCGCCGCGTGTGTTCGAGGTCTCGTCAGCGCACGAGGAGGGCGGCGAGCGGGCGTTCCTGGCGTCGACCGTCGAGTTCCTCGGCAACGACGCCGGCGAGGTGCGCGCGCTGCGCGTCGCCGAGACCGAGTTCGTCGACGGCCGCCGCGTGCCCAAGAGCGGCACCGAGCGGGAGATCCCCGCCGACCTCGTCCTCATCGCCATGGGCTTCACGGGGCCCGAGCAGGCCCACCTGGGCGACCAGCTCGGCACGCGGTTCACCGGCCGCGGCAACGTGCAGCGCGAGGACGACTACCAGACCGTGACGCCGGGCGTGTTCGTCGCCGGCGACGCCGGCCGCGGACAGTCGCTCATCGTGTGGGCGATCGCCGAGGGCCGAGCCGCGGCCGCGCGCATCGACGAGTACCTGATGGGGGAGACGCAGCTGCCCGCGCCCGTCCGCCCGACGGATGTCGCGATCGGGGTGGGGCACGCGTAG
- the pyk gene encoding pyruvate kinase: MRRAKIVATLGPATSTYEMVRAIIDAGVDVARFNLSHGDYSVHENNFANVRKAADDAGRSVAALVDLQGPKIRLGKFAAGPHELAEGDIFKITVEDIAGTKEICGTTFKGLPQDVEPGDMLLIDDGKVRVEVISTDGTVVTTKVIVGGPVSDNKGINLPGVAVNVPALSEKDEADLRWALRAGADFIALSFVRSAKDVERVHVIMAEEGHRIPVIAKIEKPQAVDNLEEIIDAFDGIMVARGDLGVELPLEAVPIVQKRAVELCRRMAKPVIVATQMLESMIHSPVPTRAETSDVANAVLDGADAVMLSGETSVGEYPTIVVETMARIIESTEEHGLERIAPLTAKPRTQGGAITLAAMEVAEFVEAKYLCIFTESGDTARRMSRLRPAIPTIGFATDPAIRRRMAITWGVRSTLVQPVSHTDRMFIQVDDYLLTNELATVGDKVVVISGSPPGIIGSTNDIRIHRVGDAVHGNAPVYRE, encoded by the coding sequence ATGAGACGCGCCAAGATCGTCGCCACACTGGGACCTGCGACTTCGACGTACGAGATGGTGCGAGCCATCATCGACGCCGGTGTCGACGTCGCCCGGTTCAACCTGAGCCACGGAGACTACTCCGTCCACGAGAACAACTTCGCCAACGTGCGCAAGGCTGCCGACGACGCCGGTCGCTCGGTCGCCGCGCTGGTGGACCTCCAGGGCCCGAAGATCCGGCTCGGCAAGTTCGCCGCCGGCCCCCACGAACTCGCCGAGGGTGACATCTTCAAGATCACCGTCGAGGACATCGCCGGCACCAAGGAGATCTGCGGCACGACATTCAAGGGCCTGCCCCAGGATGTCGAGCCCGGTGACATGCTGCTGATCGACGACGGCAAGGTCCGCGTCGAGGTCATCTCCACCGACGGCACGGTCGTGACGACCAAGGTCATCGTGGGCGGTCCGGTCTCGGACAACAAGGGCATCAATCTCCCCGGCGTCGCCGTGAACGTGCCCGCCCTCAGCGAGAAGGACGAGGCCGACCTGCGGTGGGCGCTGCGCGCCGGCGCCGACTTCATCGCGCTGTCCTTCGTCCGCAGCGCGAAGGACGTCGAGCGCGTCCACGTCATCATGGCCGAGGAAGGGCACCGCATCCCCGTCATCGCCAAGATCGAGAAGCCGCAGGCCGTCGACAACCTCGAGGAGATCATCGACGCCTTCGACGGCATCATGGTCGCCCGCGGCGACCTGGGCGTCGAGCTTCCGCTCGAAGCGGTGCCGATCGTGCAGAAGCGCGCCGTGGAGCTGTGCCGCCGCATGGCCAAGCCGGTCATCGTCGCCACGCAGATGCTCGAGTCGATGATCCACAGCCCGGTCCCCACGCGCGCCGAGACATCGGATGTCGCCAACGCCGTGCTCGACGGTGCCGATGCCGTGATGCTGTCGGGCGAGACGAGCGTCGGGGAGTACCCGACCATCGTCGTCGAGACGATGGCGCGCATCATCGAGTCGACCGAGGAGCACGGCCTCGAGCGCATCGCACCGCTCACCGCCAAGCCGCGCACGCAGGGCGGCGCCATCACGCTCGCCGCGATGGAGGTCGCCGAGTTCGTCGAGGCGAAGTACCTGTGCATCTTCACCGAGTCGGGCGACACCGCGCGCCGCATGTCGCGCCTTCGGCCCGCCATCCCGACGATCGGCTTCGCGACCGACCCGGCGATCCGACGCCGCATGGCCATCACGTGGGGCGTGCGCTCGACGCTCGTGCAGCCGGTGTCGCACACCGACCGCATGTTCATCCAGGTGGACGACTACCTGCTCACGAACGAGCTGGCCACCGTCGGCGACAAGGTCGTCGTGATCTCGGGATCGCCCCCCGGCATCATCGGCTCGACCAATGACATCCGCATCCACCGCGTCGGCGACGCGGTTCACGGCAACGCGCCGGTCTACCGCGAGTAG